One window from the genome of Aricia agestis chromosome 6, ilAriAges1.1, whole genome shotgun sequence encodes:
- the LOC121728343 gene encoding uncharacterized protein LOC121728343 isoform X1 produces MATTSNNCRYCSVYGCLNTTANKPHLSFFQLPADLKRRNEWLRMMCREDLADKNFTSYKVCEEHFNEQDILPCQQVKRLKTTAIPTTNLPYLLKEDAETQTTNSYAEPRSETVQTEKMSKIHKNTQTNQVLLYRTATVKKLKRELGECQRQLRLNEINSKNPKIQRAILRKLSDNLLSKQLAMVVKANADLKCDKEYIQFCLNLYDTSPAAYCFLRDTLAMPSPVTLMKLKTEIPTGSQTTTSTNTNNFTHTLYASLGVLDFAATSDDFDETDAINLEDFDVNSGGFDAMTSNTKYADASTSTTTDKLQATNTSNLKTTAFTETINSASSPEASSCLRSALCAAKSKTVKENNLEAKTSTNTNNSVAMIICDIPPTVPPEHYDPLENIM; encoded by the exons atggcAACCACTTCAAACAATTGTAGATACTGCAGTGTGTACGGGTGCCTGAATACGACGGCGAATAAACCACATCTGTCATTTTTTCAACTTCCTGCTGACCTTAAAAG acGCAACGAGTGGCTTCGTATGATGTGCCGGGAAGATTTAGCAGACAAGAATTTCACAAGTTACAAAGTTTGCGAAGAACATTTTAACGAACAAGATATTCTACCGTGTCAACAAGTTAAAAGATTGAAAACCACAGCAATACCAACCACTAATCTGCCATACTTGCTAAAAGAAGATGCAGAGACCCAGACCACAAACAGCTACGCTGAGCCACGGAGCGAAACAGTCCAAACAGAAAAAATGTCCAAAATCCATAAAAATACTCAAACTAATCAAGTTCTTTTGTATCGTACTGCTACCGTGAAAAAGTTAAAGCGTGAACTCGGAGAGTGCCAAAGACAGCTTAGATTAAATGAAATCAACAGTAAAAATCCGAAGATCCAAAGGGCCATTTTACGCAAGTTAAGCGATAATTTGCTATCGAAGCAACTTGCTATGGTAGTAAAAGCGAACGCCGATTTAAAATGCGACAAGGAGTATATTCAATTTTGTCTGAATCTATACGACACTAGTCCGGCAGCCTACTGCTTTTTACGAGATACGTTAGCTATGCCGAGTCCAGTGACTTTAATGAAATTGAAAACTGAGATACCGACTGGTTCACAAACGACGACCTCGAcgaatacaaataattttacaCATACCTTATACGCAAGTTTAGGTGTACTCGATTTCGCCGCAACTTCAGATGATTTCGACGAAACAGACGCGATTAATTTAGAAGATTTTGACGTGAATTCAGGTGGTTTCGACGCAATGACCTCCAACACAAAGTATGCAGACGCGTCGACCTCCACGACGACAGATAAATTACAAGCCACCAATACGAGTAATTTAAAAACGACGGCCTTCACCGAAACAATTAATTCTGCCTCTAGTCCTGAAGCCTCCAGTTGTCTACGAAGTGCATTATGTGCGGCTAAAtcaaaaactgtaaaagaaaataatttagaaGCAAAAACTTCCACTAACACAAATAATTCTGTGGCAATGATCATCTGTGATATTCCGCCGACCGTTCCACCAGAGCATTATGATCCATTAGAAAATATCATGTAA
- the LOC121728343 gene encoding uncharacterized protein LOC121728343 isoform X2, which translates to MMCREDLADKNFTSYKVCEEHFNEQDILPCQQVKRLKTTAIPTTNLPYLLKEDAETQTTNSYAEPRSETVQTEKMSKIHKNTQTNQVLLYRTATVKKLKRELGECQRQLRLNEINSKNPKIQRAILRKLSDNLLSKQLAMVVKANADLKCDKEYIQFCLNLYDTSPAAYCFLRDTLAMPSPVTLMKLKTEIPTGSQTTTSTNTNNFTHTLYASLGVLDFAATSDDFDETDAINLEDFDVNSGGFDAMTSNTKYADASTSTTTDKLQATNTSNLKTTAFTETINSASSPEASSCLRSALCAAKSKTVKENNLEAKTSTNTNNSVAMIICDIPPTVPPEHYDPLENIM; encoded by the coding sequence ATGATGTGCCGGGAAGATTTAGCAGACAAGAATTTCACAAGTTACAAAGTTTGCGAAGAACATTTTAACGAACAAGATATTCTACCGTGTCAACAAGTTAAAAGATTGAAAACCACAGCAATACCAACCACTAATCTGCCATACTTGCTAAAAGAAGATGCAGAGACCCAGACCACAAACAGCTACGCTGAGCCACGGAGCGAAACAGTCCAAACAGAAAAAATGTCCAAAATCCATAAAAATACTCAAACTAATCAAGTTCTTTTGTATCGTACTGCTACCGTGAAAAAGTTAAAGCGTGAACTCGGAGAGTGCCAAAGACAGCTTAGATTAAATGAAATCAACAGTAAAAATCCGAAGATCCAAAGGGCCATTTTACGCAAGTTAAGCGATAATTTGCTATCGAAGCAACTTGCTATGGTAGTAAAAGCGAACGCCGATTTAAAATGCGACAAGGAGTATATTCAATTTTGTCTGAATCTATACGACACTAGTCCGGCAGCCTACTGCTTTTTACGAGATACGTTAGCTATGCCGAGTCCAGTGACTTTAATGAAATTGAAAACTGAGATACCGACTGGTTCACAAACGACGACCTCGAcgaatacaaataattttacaCATACCTTATACGCAAGTTTAGGTGTACTCGATTTCGCCGCAACTTCAGATGATTTCGACGAAACAGACGCGATTAATTTAGAAGATTTTGACGTGAATTCAGGTGGTTTCGACGCAATGACCTCCAACACAAAGTATGCAGACGCGTCGACCTCCACGACGACAGATAAATTACAAGCCACCAATACGAGTAATTTAAAAACGACGGCCTTCACCGAAACAATTAATTCTGCCTCTAGTCCTGAAGCCTCCAGTTGTCTACGAAGTGCATTATGTGCGGCTAAAtcaaaaactgtaaaagaaaataatttagaaGCAAAAACTTCCACTAACACAAATAATTCTGTGGCAATGATCATCTGTGATATTCCGCCGACCGTTCCACCAGAGCATTATGATCCATTAGAAAATATCATGTAA